Genomic segment of Zingiber officinale cultivar Zhangliang chromosome 11B, Zo_v1.1, whole genome shotgun sequence:
TCAACATCAATCGTGATTTACTTTCTTCGTGTTAAATCTTAGATGAATTGACGGGGCATTGGAaacgaacgtattcaccttttgtcacCGTATTTATCACCGTGATATCGCAACTGATCGCCACCTCCAGATCCCGCTTGTATATCCCCCACACCTTCATCCTCCCCTCCACCTCCGTCGAGCTCCTCAGCTCCACCTCCACCCCCGTCACTAGCTTCTCGGTCGTCACGTTCATCCTCCTCGCCACCGGATTGGTCATCACATCGCCCCTCACCGTCATCCTCACCGTCCGGTCCGCCCCCTCCTCCCTCCCAGCGCGTACGCCACCCCCACCGTCGTCTCCTCGTAGAAAAACGTAGTCACGCTGCTCCCGAACCGGAACGACGCTACGTCGGGGTTCTTTATCGATACGTCGGCCTCGAACGTGAAGTTGAAAAGGAAGATGGAGAGGACGCCGTTGTCCACCGCGAAGCGGGAGCCGGCGAGGGAGAGGGAGTTGATGGTGAGTTCGGGGTCCTTGACCTTGAAGAGAGTTAAGGCGAGGGCGAGGACGCATCGGACGGTCACCGCCGCGCCAAGGCACCCGCAGCACCAGAAGGCGCACCGGCGGCGGCGGAGGTAATGGGCCGAGCGCCACCGGCAGGCTGCGGCCGCTTCCTGATCCAGCGAAGGCTGCGCAAGCTGCTTCGCATACTCCGATTCCCTTTCCGTTACCATGATTCGATCTATTCCTTATGCTCTGCTCTTCCTCTGGTTCTTATACGGAGTTCGTCATCGTCATTCGTCACCGGCGACGACACGTTCCGCAATCACAACATTTATTAATTGAAATGCCATTTATCAATTAATGATTGAACCAGCATTGTGTTAAGGAATTGACGGGAGATCGGATCTTTGTCCTCAAAATCTGTCCCCGTATTTCACTCGTAGTTCCAGCCCATCACCGGTGGCCATCggccagatcccaaggatcgtcATCGACACGATCGGCACCAGAATCTGGCCAGATCTACGCAGGAGCTCAGATCGAcggcaaaaaaaaaaacctacTCAAAATCGGTCGGATTCTGACACAGATCGCGATGCTAACGATGATCCCTCTGGGTTCACCCAGGATATAATTTTAACCGGTCCGATGGCCGGAGGCAGCCTCAATAGACTGGAAGTTATTGCTGGATCGCCACGTAGTGGACTCGATAGAGTACCTCATGGGCCTCATAGCAGAATTAGACCATCACGATTCGAAATCAATAGATGTTCACAGTGCAATTCATAATTTATCATGattcaataattaattattaaataattaactagccTGTCAAATTATTTGccgataaataattataaattaactaattaataaataagcaTCTTATTTACTCTTTTTCTCATTATTAAAAAaacaataatataataaaaaaaaatactattaatTAGTAATTAAATAATTAACAATTACATAAAAACATCAATAATTACAGTCTAGATGCTTATGATACTCATTTTCGAGTTTCAgcactaataattttttttaacatctataaaaaattatggaaagaaacTATCAAATCGATAGCAGTAATCGACCTGTTGACCCGATTATAGAGGTAAATTGGATTCAATTAACACCCCGTGAACATGTCTAAGCTCAATTTGAGTGTCAATTAACATAAATAACCTTGAGGCATATATGTCTTATAAATGTTGAGGCATAAGGTGAAATTTGTTGAATGGATATGAGTAAGATTACCTAATTAACCAAATACTTATATCTTATAATACTCCCCCAAAACAAATCCAATGTTAAAAATCACTTTAGTGCGTAATCAAATTTTCATGTATAGTTCTTTAATCTCATTAATGCTTCTTGTCCTATGTAATATAGGGTGATTATGCTTCTCATTTATTAtagtaaaaataaattataaaatcaatTTATAGTTGACTGTGTCCCGTTGAAAATTAATTCCTATCTTCGTTGTAGCAAATCTCATCCTAAAGTTCATATCATGTTAAACTTGCAACCGATGTATTCGATTCTTCATGCTTACGAGTCCCCTTCATTTTGGACCTTTGTGCCATCAAACTCACAATCTCCATGGCCACATATATAATCACTTAATACTCATCGTCCTAAATAGTCCTTTGAGCTCTTCCAAAGCATGCATGCTCTTTTTAAGCCTTCGAGCCATTAAGTAAAAACCAACTTAACCACATAGAATCACCAAACTCTATCCGTATGAATTATTCTAATTATTTGTGGATAATTAATGCACATTTAAATATTCACCGCTAATACTAAACTTTTAGTGACGAATATGCTAAACTCGTCGCAAAAATTAATGACCTtacgaaaaattaattttttaatattattattagcaACGAACTTGTATTTCGCCGTTAATAGTCCGATTTAACTACAAACTATAATTTTGTCACTAATATTTCATCGTTATTTTACTATTTTCTTGTAATGTAATACAACcatttaaacctaacttaaattattttcttaaacaaaaacaaaacttAAATTACTTTCTTAAACAAAAACAAAAgtaacttaatttaacttaattattttatattcgCTACTTTTTAAAACTTGGTATTTCAAGGATGGTAAGAGAGCAACTGCTTACAAAAACTATTATTAATGACTGAATTAGTGATGGGatttaaatttcattattaaattagccatcaaattaatattcaaataaaaagatttatataTCATTTAATGGTATAAATGTAGGATAAAAGAATTCACAGATCTTCATAATATGGAACCGCCATATCAACGACTCTCCTAGATTCGATCCCACTAATATAGGGAGAGGAAATACAGGTACACAATTGAAAGCACATGGCAGAGATGTTAACCTCGTGTCGTGACATCTCGAGGATATCCataatgatataatattatttaGCCTAAATCCTCGTAGATTTATTTTTGGCCTTTACCTAAAAAATTttataccaatagaaatatctTCTGTCttttaaattcatgatcttttccatgtattttcaatataaaACTTTAATTGTATTCCAAACAAACCTCCCCTCAAATGAAAAATCACCATTACTCTTATGGTCCGAGCCTCTCCTTAGGTATTTGGTCACTGTTGACCTACTCAGATATTCTACCCAAGTATTCGGTTACTCTTGATATGCTTTGGGTCTTTCCATAGAcatccgatcactcttgacctgctctgaGTCTCCCCTCAATTTCGTTAACTACCACCTCATATGACATTTGGGTTGGACCATGACACTGATACCACTTATTATGACTAAAATAATTTACATATctttataatgatatgatatttccTATTTTGGGCCTAAGCTCTTATACATTTATTTTTGAACTCTACCGAAAATACCTCATATCAATGGAGATCATATCTTTTATCTTTTATACTCATAATCTTTTCTAtgtattattggtgcaattatcccCCGAAAGTTTCAATGATTGACaagtatttaagtttaggttaatatatTAGATCTAACTTGAGTTATGAGTGTGCAAGAtaaaagaagtccaagaaggttggAGACTGAATTCTTGACAAAAATAAGTCCATGCAGATCAGAAGGTCAGATGTAAGATAAGGGAAtaccaagaaggtcggggactggattcttggcataAAGACTTGGAGATGGGGAAGCTCCAGGCACAAAGTCCAGGAAAAGGTCGAGGACCGAATTCTTAGCATGGAGACCCGAAGATGAGGGAGCTGCAGGCACAAGGTCCAGAGAATAGGAGGTTCATCTGGCATGAGGTATTTGAGATCGATTGAATATAAAAAAGGAGTTTGTACTCAAGGGTTTAGGGGTGAAAAGCCTATTTTAAGGTTCGCCAATTTATTGGTGAGCTAAAACCCAAAACTCAGAAGCAAAAGAGTATATCAATCAATTAGCACAAATTATCAATCAATTGGTAATTAATTCAAGCACACAGAAATTAAAGCTCCGTGATCGattgattgatcgattgggaaatcaccaatcgattgactgattaaTTGAGAAGCTTTCTTCGCGAGAACAGAAAGTTTCGTGATCGATTGTTTGATCGATTAGGAAACTACTAATCGATTGACTCATCAATTGAGAAACTTTCTTCGCAAGAACAGAAAGCTCCGTGATCGATTGAGAAatcatcaatcgattagttgatttaTTGAGAAGCTTTTTTCACGAGATAGAAAACTCCATGATCGATTAACTGATTGATTGGGAAAccatcaatcgattggtcgatcgattgaaaaGCTTTCTTTGCAAGAACAAAAAATTCTCAGATTAATCAGCTGATCTATTGGGAAACTACCAATCAATTGGGTGATCGATTAAGATGTATTCTTCGCAAGAACAGAAGACTCccaaatcgattggctaatcgattagtGCTTAATACCAATTAATTGAGATTCAAAATGCAATAATCTCAACCATCCATTTGAAGTCAGTAGCCATTCAATGGATAATTAGTAAACGATTGAGGCATTCTTCAATCAATTAACGACAACCAAAAAGTAGAGAAACGCTCAATTCTAAAGTGTTTAAGAAAAGGAGATTTGGGCACCAAGCCAAGTTAGTGTTCTATTACTACTCTTCTGTTCATTGTAGTGCCAATCTCTCATCTTCAATCTCCAAGCAATCAAAAGAAGGAGAACCAAGCCAAAAACTTGtaatctttcctttcttcttctcctttgttGCTATTTTCTTTTGAGAGCTTTGAAAGCATGTTGTATAAGATTTCTTCACCTTTGGTGTTATTTTGAGAAGGAGAGTTCATAGTGGAATCTGTGATTACTTATGTGGACCCTTAGATTAGTTATCTGAAGGagatggagaccaagtaaatcaaggtgttagcattgtagtGTTCTCAGCTTCAAGTATCCACtgtaaagaaaaatcaaaatgagctattcaccccctcctcctcTAGCTCTACGGATCCTAATATGTATTTTTAATATAGGACTTTAATTATATTCCCaactataaaaatttaattattattaccaCTCTTAACTCATCAAAAAGTTTGTTTTCGCTTAGCTAaagtaattttaataaatttatgaaGTTCAATTAAGTTGATAattctttgtttttttaaatGAAGCGCTTAtatataaaagatttttttttttatcaaagtaaattaaaaaataacttattttaaaatattagatGGTGATAATAGATGATTCTACTCTTTAACATATGCCTCTCATAGTTAATACTCAAATTATATAAAAGGAAGTCGTTAAGTCTATTTATAACTAATATATTATGATATTAACATATTAGAGCTGTTATGATTGCTACACATTATGCAATTATAATGACattcaattaaatatatttttaaaataagaaatataataaaatgttattttgatttatttatttaaaaaaagcaAAATAATAATGAGGGCCCAAATTCAATGGTTATATTAGCCTCGCCAATTAATGCACACGACATTACTTAGGTAGATTTGTTatcttattgatttttttttttaatgtcggtcctataaatataaatataaatataaatatagaaatagaaagagataaatataagtatataaattataaatatatatgactgaataaatcataaattatcaattaactcttaattattatattaaaaatatcatGGACGAACATTTGTATTAGTCATGAACATTATGTGATGTTCTAATCAAGTAACCCTTAATTATAATTAGGGTTGCAAATGAATTAAGTGAGTTTTTCGAACCAACTCGAAAAATATTCAATTcatattcgaatttatcgaatttaagccgaactcgaacatgcTCAAACTTTTTTTCGAACCGAACTTgagtccaaattatattgttcgatagTTCGCGAGCCGCCGCGaactttaatattttattaatataagttaaatatatattaaataaataaattttgagtcttTCGAATACCTATTTTCgagtaataattcgaatagttcatGAACATGTTCAAATCTTTCGATCCGAACTCAAACTCGAGCCATAATTTGAATCAAACTCGaacacaaaattttaaatttttagaactTTGAATCGAACTTAAACTCGAATATACTTATTTCGAATTGAATTCAAACTTTAAATTTTTCAACATATTCAACTAGAATCAATTCATTTACCCCTAATTATAACTATTTCATagctataatttaaattaataatcttACGCCAATTAATGCTGATGTACTTTTTCTTCAGATTATAAAATGTGACCTCCGGAAGGATTTGGCACGATCCGTGGAAAAAAAAGCTTTGATAGTAATGTGTCGGTGAGTGTCTTTGGGTGGTAATCAATCAACCAGTggcacaataaataaataaattgataaatATATAAGTAATCAAAATTTTTCTTACGCATATTTAAATTGGACCTCTTGTTTTGGAGAGAGGTCATATGATTAGGTTATTAagtgaaaaattaaatatttaaaaatttaattgtaATGTATcaagaaagattttttttatttgaaaacatTAGTTGTTTGGAcgcatttttatatttattttttaaatttatctatatgattgatagaaaatttttatgaaattaaatttgaTCATCTCTAAAATTAATCGAGCTTAAGATGGGTATCTAATACAACTAAAAAAATTTAGATCTCATCAATAGTTTAAATATATAggagaaaactaaagaaacttcTTTTTTTTACCATCTTTGCTCCCTTCaaaatattttctataatttttgtttaaaattcacCATAATTCATCATCCAtccactcaaaaaaaaaaaaaaaaaaaaatagtaatttacAAGTAGAGTATTAAATATACATAAACTATGGTATAAATTATGGAATTCAGAATATATCTCgattgatataaaaaaaaaatttaagtagagTTTAAAAATAACGAAGAATTAGTttcaaattgaaaaatattatatcCTTGTGAAGATAATATATGAATTTCTTCgacctaacaagtgatatcaaaatATGGTAAAAATGAAATCATGTGAAAAATCTCAGGAAAAAAATGAAGGAGGTAGAGAGGCCCAGATGACGTGAATAATGGTAGGAACTCCTAATAAAAATCCATAATAAACTCTTAAGAAATATATTTGGTACTCTGAATATTAATATTACAGTAAGATATACATCTAAATGTAGTGTAAAGAAGTGACCTCGATTGAAGTATGATGATCTTAGGAgtagacttagaattttttttttgggggctacaattcatataaaattataaaatataatttttatcaaCTGAAAGACAAGTAGAAAAG
This window contains:
- the LOC122034171 gene encoding uncharacterized protein LOC122034171, translated to MVTERESEYAKQLAQPSLDQEAAAACRWRSAHYLRRRRCAFWCCGCLGAAVTVRCVLALALTLFKVKDPELTINSLSLAGSRFAVDNGVLSIFLFNFTFEADVSIKNPDVASFRFGSSVTTFFYEETTVGVAYALGGRRGRTGR